From one Rhizobium lentis genomic stretch:
- the mraZ gene encoding division/cell wall cluster transcriptional repressor MraZ gives MSRFLSSATNRIDAKGRVSVPSAFRSVLAQRNVQELYCFQDFVFPAISVGGPDLLERFERQIAAEDPFSPDANAMSLLIHGGGVFMKLDAEGRLMVTDFIRDFTGISDEVAFVGRADHFQLWQPQAFQAAQAQARGERKLAGKRS, from the coding sequence ATGAGCCGCTTCCTATCGAGCGCGACCAACAGGATCGATGCCAAGGGCAGGGTTTCCGTGCCTTCGGCATTCCGTTCCGTGCTGGCGCAGCGCAACGTCCAGGAGCTTTACTGCTTTCAGGACTTTGTGTTTCCGGCGATCAGCGTCGGCGGTCCGGATCTTCTCGAAAGGTTCGAACGGCAGATTGCTGCGGAAGATCCGTTTTCGCCGGATGCGAACGCGATGTCGCTTCTGATCCACGGAGGCGGTGTCTTCATGAAGCTCGACGCCGAGGGGCGGTTGATGGTGACGGATTTCATCCGCGACTTCACCGGCATCTCGGACGAGGTGGCCTTCGTTGGTCGGGCGGATCATTTTCAGCTTTGGCAGCCGCAGGCATTTCAGGCTGCGCAGGCGCAGGCACGAGGGGAGCGCAAGCTGGCGGGCAAGCGTTCCTGA
- a CDS encoding NAD(P)/FAD-dependent oxidoreductase, translated as MAVDFRFIVIGRGMMGAAAARHLSSMADGVALIGPPEPEERKTHHGVFASHYDEARITRTFDGNLAWGTFAARALGRYRDIEAKSGISFFSEVGCLFAGPPPKDEQDFVLRAQTVSRTLGSEIEIVAPAELRQRFPYLVVGPDFTGYFERKRAGYINPRTLVRAQAKLAEQTGASLIEATVSSVRDAGSHVEVTAGDRSYSAERVLVAAGAFSNFHALLPRPVDLRVMARTVAFYEIGEREMAIFGDMPSTIVLGDREEDHIYILPPVRYPDGKTYLKLGGDTEALSFSRLEDAGAWFRSDGSAAERDHLSRIALQLMPQLAGCPVTSAPCAANFTPTGYPYAGFAQSPRIAVLTGGNFVAAKSSDELGRLGAVLLKEGRLGEEDFGRELTPVFA; from the coding sequence ATGGCAGTCGATTTCAGGTTCATCGTCATCGGGCGCGGCATGATGGGGGCGGCGGCCGCGCGGCATCTCTCCTCCATGGCCGACGGCGTTGCGCTGATCGGCCCGCCGGAGCCCGAGGAGCGCAAGACCCATCACGGCGTCTTTGCCAGCCACTACGACGAAGCGCGCATTACCCGCACTTTCGACGGCAACCTCGCCTGGGGAACCTTCGCTGCGCGGGCGCTCGGGCGCTACCGCGACATTGAGGCGAAGAGCGGCATTTCCTTCTTCTCGGAGGTCGGCTGCCTCTTTGCCGGTCCGCCGCCCAAGGACGAGCAGGACTTTGTTCTGAGGGCGCAGACCGTCAGCCGGACGCTCGGCAGCGAGATCGAGATCGTCGCGCCGGCGGAACTCAGGCAGCGGTTTCCCTATCTTGTCGTCGGCCCTGATTTCACCGGATATTTCGAGCGCAAGCGCGCCGGGTACATCAATCCGCGGACGCTGGTGCGCGCGCAAGCCAAGCTCGCCGAACAGACCGGCGCCTCGCTGATCGAAGCGACCGTGTCATCGGTGCGGGACGCGGGCTCCCATGTCGAAGTGACGGCCGGCGACAGAAGCTACAGCGCCGAGCGCGTGCTGGTCGCGGCCGGCGCTTTCAGCAATTTCCATGCCCTGTTGCCGCGTCCCGTCGATTTGAGAGTCATGGCGCGTACGGTTGCCTTCTACGAAATCGGCGAGCGCGAGATGGCAATTTTCGGTGACATGCCGTCGACGATCGTGCTTGGCGACCGGGAGGAAGATCACATCTATATCCTTCCGCCGGTGCGCTATCCCGATGGCAAGACCTATTTGAAGCTCGGCGGCGATACCGAAGCGCTTTCCTTCAGCCGGCTGGAGGATGCCGGCGCGTGGTTCCGTTCCGACGGCAGTGCGGCCGAGCGTGATCACCTCTCGCGCATTGCCCTGCAACTGATGCCGCAGCTTGCCGGCTGTCCCGTCACCTCGGCTCCGTGCGCGGCGAATTTCACCCCGACCGGTTATCCCTATGCGGGGTTCGCGCAGTCGCCGCGTATTGCGGTGCTGACCGGCGGCAATTTCGTCGCTGCCAAATCCTCCGACGAACTCGGACGTCTGGGCGCCGTGCTCCTCAAGGAGGGGCGGCTCGGGGAGGAGGATTTCGGCCGCGAACTGACGCCGGTTTTCGCTTGA
- a CDS encoding LysE family translocator: protein MSLEAWLAFAAASAIMLAIPGPTILLVVSYALGHGRRTALATVSGVALGDFTAMTASLFGLGAVLATSAALFTVLKWIGGAYLIWLGIKLWRAPVIGGPVADNDNLPEEKSLKIFLHAYAVTALNPKSIVFFVAFVPQFLNPALPFFGQMAIMEATFLVLAILNAAAYAFLAHSARGLIRKASVQRAVNRTGGTLLIAAGAVTAGYRRIAA from the coding sequence ATGTCGCTTGAAGCATGGCTCGCTTTTGCGGCCGCATCCGCCATCATGCTGGCCATACCGGGGCCGACGATACTGCTCGTCGTCTCCTATGCGCTCGGCCATGGCCGCCGGACGGCGCTTGCAACGGTCAGCGGTGTGGCGCTCGGCGACTTCACCGCGATGACGGCTTCCCTCTTCGGTCTCGGTGCGGTGCTCGCCACCTCCGCCGCCCTCTTCACAGTCCTGAAGTGGATCGGTGGCGCCTACCTGATCTGGCTGGGAATCAAGCTCTGGCGGGCTCCGGTGATCGGCGGGCCCGTCGCCGATAACGACAATCTGCCGGAGGAAAAATCCCTCAAGATCTTCCTCCACGCCTATGCCGTCACCGCTCTCAACCCGAAAAGCATCGTCTTCTTCGTCGCCTTCGTACCGCAGTTTCTCAATCCGGCCCTCCCCTTCTTCGGGCAGATGGCCATTATGGAAGCGACCTTCCTCGTGCTGGCGATCCTCAACGCCGCCGCCTACGCATTTCTCGCCCATTCCGCTCGCGGACTGATTCGAAAGGCGAGCGTCCAGCGCGCTGTAAACCGCACCGGCGGTACCCTGCTGATCGCTGCAGGCGCCGTAACGGCCGGATATCGCCGGATTGCGGCTTAG
- a CDS encoding serine hydrolase domain-containing protein, whose translation MRFVLRVLKALALLLVLVITAAAGWLFVWPPELLRVGDGYAAKIVCSNVFIAGRNADEVLENDVQAPGNPLLRLVRVSVDRDNNRVTARFMGLFASSYALYRGAFGCTSVPDGNFEAAADAVPFDAPGKMEANAAPWPEGESVGDRDERIAAVLNDTGLAGLVMRAIVVVRDGRIVAEAYGPGFSAKTPLIGWSMTKTVNAAIVGRLMLDGKISFDDDHLLAQWKNDRRGGIKVSDLLGMESGLAFNEDYGNVADVTRMLYLDPDMVSLPANAPMEAAPGQRFRYSSGTAVLLSRIWMDRIGNAQAAFSYPHDALFSPLGMTSAVFELDARGTFAGSSYLYATAHDWARFGQFLLQDGVWNGQRLLPEGFVGAMRTPTAASNGRYTQGQAWLAPGGSNAAFGLPEDTFWLTGHDGQSMAIVPSAKLIVVRLGLTPGWLGYQPQTLLRAILAASPQSGAPQQQAGSQQPTQAQP comes from the coding sequence ATGCGATTTGTCCTGCGTGTTCTGAAGGCGCTTGCTCTCCTGCTCGTTCTCGTCATCACCGCCGCCGCGGGCTGGCTTTTCGTTTGGCCGCCGGAACTGCTCCGCGTCGGCGATGGCTATGCCGCCAAGATCGTCTGCTCCAATGTCTTCATCGCCGGCCGGAACGCCGACGAGGTGCTTGAAAACGACGTCCAGGCGCCAGGAAATCCGCTGCTGCGGCTCGTCCGCGTCAGCGTCGACCGCGACAACAACCGCGTGACCGCGCGCTTCATGGGGCTGTTTGCTTCGAGTTATGCGCTCTATCGTGGCGCATTCGGCTGCACGAGCGTGCCTGACGGCAATTTCGAGGCGGCGGCGGATGCCGTGCCTTTCGATGCGCCCGGCAAAATGGAGGCGAACGCAGCGCCGTGGCCGGAAGGCGAGAGCGTCGGCGATCGGGACGAAAGGATCGCCGCGGTGCTTAACGATACAGGGCTTGCCGGCCTGGTCATGCGAGCGATCGTGGTGGTGCGCGATGGCCGTATCGTCGCCGAGGCCTACGGTCCCGGATTTTCCGCGAAGACGCCGCTGATCGGCTGGTCGATGACGAAGACCGTGAATGCGGCCATCGTCGGCCGGCTGATGCTCGACGGCAAGATTTCCTTCGACGATGATCATCTGCTGGCGCAGTGGAAGAACGATCGGCGCGGCGGCATCAAGGTTTCCGACTTGCTCGGCATGGAGAGCGGCCTTGCCTTCAACGAGGACTATGGCAACGTCGCCGATGTGACGCGTATGCTCTATCTCGACCCCGACATGGTGTCGCTGCCGGCCAATGCGCCGATGGAGGCGGCGCCGGGTCAGCGCTTCCGCTATTCGAGCGGCACGGCGGTGCTCTTGTCGCGCATCTGGATGGACAGGATCGGCAATGCGCAGGCGGCCTTTTCCTATCCGCACGATGCGCTCTTCTCCCCGCTCGGAATGACGAGCGCCGTTTTCGAACTCGACGCGCGCGGCACCTTTGCCGGAAGCTCTTATCTCTACGCGACGGCGCATGATTGGGCGCGCTTCGGACAGTTCCTACTGCAGGACGGCGTGTGGAACGGTCAGCGGCTGTTGCCGGAGGGTTTCGTCGGCGCCATGCGCACGCCGACGGCGGCGTCGAACGGCCGGTATACGCAAGGCCAGGCTTGGCTCGCGCCCGGTGGCTCAAACGCCGCGTTCGGGCTGCCGGAGGATACGTTCTGGCTGACGGGGCATGACGGGCAGAGCATGGCGATCGTACCGTCCGCCAAGCTGATCGTCGTCCGGCTCGGCCTGACACCCGGCTGGCTCGGCTATCAACCGCAGACGCTTCTCAGGGCGATCCTGGCGGCGTCGCCGCAATCGGGTGCGCCGCAACAGCAGGCCGGATCGCAGCAACCGACGCAAGCGCAGCCATAG
- a CDS encoding lytic transglycosylase domain-containing protein codes for MRKLIVVAATCVGMVLAGNSFAFANDWGVRADAPVKKVERPSKKAERPLKKAERSVKPAKRPLKTAERPLKTVERQSGYPVANVSGNSYSALISKYANQYAVPVALATAVIRVESNFNPNARGSHGEIGLMQIKPATARMMGYSGSAKGLFDPETNIKYGMKYLAAAHDLGGGETCNTILKYNAGHGATRMNPVSKTYCGKVLAMLD; via the coding sequence ATGAGAAAACTGATTGTTGTTGCTGCAACATGCGTTGGCATGGTGCTGGCGGGGAATAGCTTTGCGTTTGCGAATGATTGGGGTGTGCGAGCCGATGCGCCGGTGAAGAAAGTCGAGCGTCCTTCGAAGAAGGCAGAGCGTCCGTTGAAGAAAGCGGAACGTTCGGTCAAGCCGGCGAAGCGTCCGCTCAAGACGGCGGAACGCCCGCTGAAGACGGTCGAGCGCCAGAGCGGTTATCCCGTCGCCAATGTTTCCGGCAATTCCTATTCCGCGCTGATCAGCAAATATGCGAACCAATATGCTGTACCGGTTGCGCTTGCGACCGCGGTCATCCGCGTGGAAAGCAATTTCAATCCGAATGCACGCGGCAGCCACGGTGAAATCGGCCTGATGCAGATAAAGCCTGCAACGGCCCGCATGATGGGTTATTCCGGCAGCGCCAAGGGCCTGTTCGATCCGGAAACCAACATCAAGTACGGCATGAAATACCTGGCTGCTGCCCATGATCTCGGTGGTGGAGAGACCTGCAACACCATCCTCAAATACAATGCCGGCCATGGCGCAACGCGCATGAACCCGGTTTCGAAGACCTATTGCGGCAAGGTCCTGGCGATGCTGGACTGA
- a CDS encoding J domain-containing protein → MSFWEKLLNAIGNTAGNALSAVVEAIRTVFEGDPETRRKVAFSVAIIALSAKMAKADGIVSEKEVEAFREIFEFPEDQAKNVARLYNLARQDVAGYEAYAERLSTLCVTCAANCPVLEDVLDGLFHIAKADGLIHEKELSFLAHIAEIFQMSETRFEQIAARHVSSGGDPYKVLGVSPSDDFPTIRRRYRGLVSEHHPDRLISRGVPKEFHVIANERMAALNAAYAAIEKERRAA, encoded by the coding sequence ATGTCCTTCTGGGAAAAACTGTTGAATGCCATTGGCAACACCGCGGGCAATGCGCTCTCCGCGGTGGTCGAGGCTATCCGAACGGTTTTCGAAGGCGATCCCGAGACCCGGCGCAAAGTGGCTTTCTCCGTGGCGATCATCGCCCTTTCGGCCAAGATGGCCAAGGCCGACGGCATCGTCAGCGAGAAAGAGGTCGAAGCCTTCCGCGAAATTTTCGAGTTTCCGGAGGACCAGGCCAAGAACGTCGCCAGACTCTATAATCTGGCGCGCCAGGACGTTGCCGGCTACGAAGCCTATGCCGAACGGCTGTCTACGCTCTGCGTCACCTGTGCGGCTAATTGCCCGGTACTGGAAGACGTACTCGACGGCCTCTTCCACATCGCCAAGGCCGACGGGCTGATCCATGAGAAGGAACTGAGTTTCCTCGCCCATATCGCCGAGATCTTCCAGATGAGCGAGACCCGCTTCGAGCAGATCGCCGCCCGCCATGTCTCGTCCGGCGGCGATCCCTACAAGGTGCTCGGCGTTTCGCCGTCTGACGATTTTCCGACGATCCGGCGCCGTTACCGTGGCCTCGTCAGTGAACATCATCCCGATCGGCTGATTTCGCGTGGCGTGCCGAAGGAGTTTCATGTGATTGCCAACGAGCGGATGGCGGCGTTGAACGCAGCCTACGCGGCAATCGAGAAGGAACGCCGCGCAGCATGA
- the rsmH gene encoding 16S rRNA (cytosine(1402)-N(4))-methyltransferase RsmH, with amino-acid sequence MAANPGGGSTDAGGGPVRHIPVLLDEVVGVLAPAPGKLILDGTFGAGGYSSAILAAGADVIALDRDPTAIAAGQAMVAAHGGRLRLIHSQFSHLADHAPKGGLDGVVLDIGVSSMQIDEAKRGFSFQKNGPLDMRMSAAGVSAADVVNRAKVADLIRIFHFLGEENQAPRIAHAIEKRREEKPFETTRDLAGLIELVTPRKMKDKIHPATRVFQALRIFVNDELGELAQALFAAERALKPGGRLVVVTFHSLEDRVVKKFFSDRAGKASGSRHLPAAHERPATFTAIGKPMVSASEAEAEANPRARSAKLRAGLRTDAAAEAADMSLFGFPNLATLGKLGG; translated from the coding sequence ATGGCGGCGAATCCTGGCGGAGGTTCAACTGATGCCGGTGGCGGACCGGTTCGTCACATTCCGGTTCTTCTCGATGAAGTCGTTGGAGTACTGGCTCCCGCACCCGGCAAGCTCATCCTCGATGGTACATTTGGCGCGGGCGGCTATAGCTCTGCCATCCTTGCAGCCGGCGCCGACGTGATCGCACTCGATCGCGACCCGACGGCGATTGCGGCAGGGCAGGCGATGGTCGCCGCCCATGGCGGCCGACTTCGGCTCATCCATTCGCAATTCTCGCATCTGGCCGATCATGCGCCGAAGGGCGGGCTCGACGGCGTCGTGCTCGATATCGGCGTCTCTTCCATGCAGATCGATGAGGCCAAGCGCGGCTTCTCCTTCCAGAAGAACGGACCGCTCGACATGCGCATGTCGGCGGCCGGCGTTTCCGCCGCCGATGTCGTCAACCGTGCCAAGGTCGCCGATCTCATCCGCATTTTCCATTTTCTCGGTGAAGAGAATCAGGCGCCGCGCATTGCCCATGCCATCGAGAAGCGGCGCGAGGAAAAACCCTTCGAAACCACGCGCGATCTTGCCGGTCTCATCGAGCTGGTCACGCCGCGCAAGATGAAGGATAAGATCCATCCGGCAACGCGCGTCTTCCAGGCGCTCCGCATCTTCGTCAATGACGAGCTCGGGGAACTGGCGCAGGCGCTGTTTGCGGCGGAGCGGGCGCTGAAGCCCGGCGGGCGGCTCGTCGTCGTCACGTTTCATTCGCTCGAAGATCGCGTCGTCAAGAAGTTCTTTTCCGACCGCGCCGGCAAGGCATCAGGTTCGCGCCACCTGCCGGCCGCGCATGAGCGGCCGGCGACTTTTACGGCAATCGGCAAGCCGATGGTTTCGGCAAGCGAGGCGGAGGCCGAGGCCAATCCGCGCGCCCGCTCCGCCAAGCTGCGTGCCGGCCTCAGGACGGATGCCGCCGCCGAGGCGGCGGACATGTCGCTCTTCGGGTTTCCCAATCTTGCCACTCTCGGAAAGCTTGGAGGTTGA
- a CDS encoding lytic transglycosylase domain-containing protein, which translates to MVAIGLSGLKRSLVVSMVLCCGVITGCTSVEYTSQAELTAVQTVVPTPKPGEDATLAAIQTADGAAGQAIAGAVLPQAQTAPSLTATAMPAVTASQPADLIMQPGIQPAAYAQIPLTPEMTAIQSVVPTPRPGTPAQPATQLAFAATPQNSALAALAAVDTTPRSMDYGFDESGPVDPPTAPPMFSDDDRDDAPTVEKSFVTKLIQKYSKIYAIPETLLHRVVHRESRYNPKAYNKRGYFGLMQIKYNTAKSMGYDGAPGGLFDAETNIKYAAKYLRGAWLVSDNKEDDAVRLYARGYYYDAKRKGMNDIAQGNY; encoded by the coding sequence ATGGTAGCGATCGGATTGTCCGGCCTGAAACGCAGTCTTGTCGTTTCTATGGTGCTCTGCTGCGGCGTGATCACCGGCTGCACGAGCGTCGAATACACCTCTCAGGCCGAACTTACAGCTGTGCAGACCGTGGTGCCGACACCTAAGCCCGGTGAAGACGCCACACTCGCCGCGATCCAGACCGCAGACGGCGCGGCCGGCCAGGCAATCGCAGGCGCGGTCCTTCCCCAGGCGCAGACAGCCCCGTCGCTCACCGCAACGGCGATGCCGGCGGTAACCGCATCCCAGCCCGCCGATCTTATCATGCAGCCAGGCATCCAGCCGGCAGCCTATGCGCAGATCCCGCTGACGCCCGAAATGACGGCGATCCAGTCCGTCGTGCCGACGCCGCGCCCGGGTACGCCGGCACAGCCGGCGACGCAGCTTGCCTTTGCCGCCACACCGCAGAACAGCGCGCTTGCAGCGCTTGCCGCAGTCGACACCACGCCACGCTCCATGGATTACGGCTTCGACGAATCCGGGCCGGTCGATCCGCCGACCGCTCCCCCGATGTTCAGCGACGACGACAGGGACGACGCGCCGACCGTCGAGAAGAGCTTCGTCACCAAACTCATCCAGAAATATTCGAAGATTTACGCTATTCCCGAGACGCTGCTGCACCGCGTCGTCCATCGCGAAAGCCGCTACAATCCGAAGGCCTACAACAAGCGGGGCTATTTCGGCCTCATGCAGATCAAGTACAATACGGCCAAATCGATGGGCTATGACGGTGCGCCGGGCGGCCTGTTCGATGCCGAGACCAACATCAAATATGCCGCGAAATATCTGCGCGGCGCCTGGCTCGTCTCCGACAACAAGGAAGACGATGCCGTCCGCCTCTATGCGCGCGGTTATTACTACGACGCCAAGCGCAAGGGCATGAACGACATCGCCCAAGGCAATTACTGA
- a CDS encoding NAD(P)/FAD-dependent oxidoreductase, which produces MPVDFKYIVVGRGLMGAAAARHLARQAEGVAVIGPDEPADRKAHDGVFASHYDEGRITRTIDPDRNWALLANRSIACYGEIARESGIDFYREVGCVVVAPDGSDYLERTRQAAVSLGVETSHLDGRGLRAAFPFFAFPDAAAGVFEPKGAGHISPRKLVKAQSLLAEKAGATVIRDHAVSIRQEGALATVETAGGTTYRAEKVLLAAGGFSIARNLLPQPVAMTIYGRTVTLFEVSEADALRLAAMPSLILDVPDIHIYLLPPIRYPDGKYYLKIGGDPDDLVLNDDAEMRAWFRTEGREAVRAYLQRIVADIVPDMAPLSISTAACVVSHTESSYPMIGYTSSPGIAVLTGCAGTSAKSSDEIGRLGAELLLSGRISEQGYSTDFTPYFR; this is translated from the coding sequence ATGCCAGTCGATTTCAAATATATCGTCGTCGGCCGCGGGCTGATGGGAGCTGCCGCCGCGCGGCATCTGGCGCGCCAAGCGGAAGGCGTCGCGGTGATCGGCCCGGACGAGCCTGCCGACCGCAAGGCGCATGACGGCGTCTTCGCCAGCCACTACGATGAGGGCCGCATCACCCGCACCATCGATCCCGATCGCAACTGGGCGCTGCTCGCCAATCGTTCGATCGCCTGTTACGGCGAGATCGCGCGCGAGAGCGGCATCGACTTCTACCGCGAAGTCGGCTGTGTCGTCGTTGCTCCTGATGGAAGCGACTATCTGGAGAGAACCCGGCAGGCCGCGGTCTCTCTCGGCGTCGAGACCAGCCATCTGGACGGGCGCGGACTGAGGGCGGCGTTTCCTTTCTTCGCCTTTCCCGACGCAGCGGCTGGCGTCTTCGAGCCGAAAGGGGCGGGACATATCAGCCCGCGCAAACTGGTGAAGGCACAATCTTTGCTGGCGGAAAAGGCAGGCGCGACAGTCATCCGTGACCATGCCGTTTCGATCCGCCAGGAGGGCGCACTCGCGACCGTCGAAACCGCAGGTGGAACGACTTATCGCGCTGAAAAGGTGCTGCTGGCGGCGGGCGGATTTTCCATTGCCCGGAATCTGTTGCCGCAGCCCGTTGCCATGACGATTTATGGTCGGACGGTCACGCTTTTCGAGGTGAGTGAGGCCGATGCGCTTCGCTTGGCCGCGATGCCGTCTCTCATCCTCGACGTGCCTGATATCCATATCTATCTGCTGCCGCCGATCCGGTATCCCGACGGCAAATACTACCTGAAGATCGGCGGCGATCCGGATGATCTCGTTTTGAACGACGATGCCGAAATGCGCGCCTGGTTCAGGACCGAGGGACGCGAGGCCGTGCGCGCCTATCTGCAGCGCATCGTCGCCGACATCGTTCCCGATATGGCGCCGCTTTCGATCTCGACGGCCGCCTGCGTCGTCTCGCACACCGAAAGCAGCTATCCGATGATCGGCTATACCTCATCGCCCGGAATTGCTGTGCTGACGGGCTGCGCCGGAACCTCGGCCAAGAGTTCGGACGAAATCGGCAGGCTGGGCGCGGAGCTGCTTTTGTCAGGCAGAATCAGCGAACAGGGCTACTCCACGGATTTCACACCTTATTTCCGTTAA
- a CDS encoding N-acetylmuramoyl-L-alanine amidase, which translates to MTSFEADYEGACVRPSPNHGERVDGRRPDMILLHYTGMPTADGALDWLCRDESQVSSHYFVHENGEVIQLVPEARRAWHAGKSSWHGENDINSLSIGIEIANAGHPGGLPDYPKEQIAAVIELCRDCVKRWSIAPERVLGHSDVAPIRKVDPGEKFPWAELYRAGVGHWVEPARITGGRFFQSGDAGQPVEALQSMLSLYGYGTEITGKFSEKTAGDVEAFQRHFRPERVDGIADFSTIDTLHRLLSALPRYS; encoded by the coding sequence ATGACCTCCTTCGAGGCGGATTACGAGGGCGCTTGCGTGCGGCCGTCGCCCAATCACGGGGAGCGGGTGGATGGGCGCCGCCCCGACATGATCCTGCTGCACTATACCGGCATGCCGACGGCAGACGGCGCGCTCGACTGGCTCTGTCGGGACGAGAGCCAGGTTTCCAGCCATTATTTCGTGCATGAGAATGGCGAGGTGATCCAGCTCGTTCCGGAGGCGCGGCGCGCCTGGCATGCGGGCAAGAGCAGCTGGCACGGCGAGAACGATATCAATTCGCTGTCGATCGGCATCGAAATCGCCAATGCGGGCCATCCCGGCGGCCTTCCCGACTATCCGAAAGAGCAGATCGCCGCGGTCATCGAATTGTGTCGCGACTGTGTCAAACGTTGGTCGATCGCGCCGGAAAGGGTGCTCGGGCATTCCGATGTCGCGCCGATTCGCAAGGTCGATCCGGGGGAAAAATTCCCATGGGCCGAGCTTTACAGAGCTGGCGTCGGGCATTGGGTGGAGCCGGCGAGGATCACTGGTGGGCGCTTCTTCCAGAGCGGCGACGCCGGTCAGCCGGTGGAGGCGCTGCAGTCGATGCTGTCGCTCTATGGTTACGGCACTGAAATTACGGGGAAATTCTCCGAAAAGACGGCCGGTGACGTGGAAGCTTTCCAGCGCCATTTCCGGCCCGAGCGGGTGGACGGGATCGCCGATTTTTCGACGATCGACACGCTGCACCGGCTGCTGTCGGCGCTGCCGCGTTATTCCTGA
- a CDS encoding pyrophosphate--fructose-6-phosphate 1-phosphotransferase: MAKQKVAMLTAGGLAPCLSSAVGGLIERYSDVAPEIDIVAYKSGYQGVLVGDRIEISREMREKAPLLHRYGGSPIGNSRVKLTNAADCVKRGLVKEGENPLRVAAERLADDGITILHTIGGDDTNTTAADLAAYLAANGYNLTVVGLPKTVDNDVVPIRQSLGAWTAAEVGAHFFDNVSNEQTAAPRTLVIHEVMGRHCGWLTAATARAYLQRTSRNQYVDGLMMDAHLKSIDAIYLPEMAFDLDAEAARLKDIMDRTGHATVFVSEGACLDAIVAEREAAGETVKRDAFGHVKIDTINVGAWFQKQFANLLNAERSLVQKSGYFARSAPANGDDLRLIQSMVDLAVESALNKVSGVTGHDEAQNGKLRTIEFPRIKGGKAFDLSTAWFAEVMDNIGQKYKEA; encoded by the coding sequence ATGGCCAAACAGAAAGTCGCAATGCTGACCGCCGGAGGCCTCGCACCCTGTCTTTCCTCTGCCGTCGGCGGCCTCATCGAACGCTACAGCGACGTCGCGCCCGAGATTGATATCGTCGCCTACAAGTCCGGCTATCAGGGCGTGCTGGTCGGCGACCGCATCGAGATCAGCCGCGAGATGCGCGAGAAGGCACCGCTCCTGCACCGCTACGGCGGCTCGCCGATCGGAAACAGCCGCGTCAAGCTCACCAATGCTGCCGACTGCGTCAAGCGCGGCCTGGTCAAGGAAGGCGAGAATCCGCTGAGGGTTGCCGCCGAGCGTCTTGCAGATGACGGCATCACCATTCTCCACACAATCGGCGGCGACGACACCAACACCACTGCCGCCGACCTTGCCGCTTATCTCGCCGCCAACGGCTACAATCTCACCGTCGTCGGCCTGCCGAAAACCGTCGACAACGACGTCGTGCCGATCCGCCAGTCGCTCGGCGCCTGGACGGCCGCCGAAGTCGGCGCGCATTTCTTCGACAATGTCAGCAACGAACAGACGGCCGCCCCCCGCACCCTTGTCATCCACGAGGTGATGGGCCGCCATTGCGGCTGGCTGACGGCCGCCACCGCCCGCGCCTATCTTCAGCGCACCAGCCGTAACCAATATGTCGACGGCCTGATGATGGACGCGCATCTGAAGAGCATCGACGCAATCTACCTGCCCGAAATGGCCTTCGACCTCGATGCCGAAGCCGCCCGCCTGAAGGACATCATGGACCGCACCGGCCACGCCACCGTTTTCGTGTCGGAAGGCGCCTGCCTCGACGCCATCGTCGCCGAGCGCGAAGCTGCCGGCGAGACCGTCAAACGCGACGCTTTCGGCCATGTGAAGATCGACACGATCAATGTCGGCGCCTGGTTCCAGAAGCAGTTCGCCAATCTCCTGAATGCAGAGCGTTCCCTGGTGCAGAAGTCGGGCTATTTCGCACGCTCGGCGCCGGCCAACGGCGACGACCTCAGACTGATCCAGAGCATGGTCGATCTTGCCGTCGAAAGCGCGCTCAATAAAGTGTCCGGCGTCACCGGCCACGATGAAGCGCAGAACGGTAAATTGCGCACTATAGAATTCCCGCGCATCAAGGGCGGGAAGGCTTTCGACCTGTCTACGGCATGGTTTGCGGAAGTCATGGACAATATAGGGCAGAAATACAAAGAAGCGTGA